One genomic window of Clostridioides sp. ES-S-0054-01 includes the following:
- a CDS encoding alpha/beta hydrolase, translating to MKCTNFTFKGEEGLDIYTYKWEDENIKNPKAVVQIAHGMAETAQRYETFAKELTKNGYIVYINDHRGHGKTAKTVENVGHLAEKEGFRCLVEDMYALTNIIKKENEDLPIYLFGHSMGSFASQRYIMDYSNNLSGLILCGSNGKQGIILNFAHMIINREIKKYGRHSRSNKINDLIFGGEIIKRNKKTKFDWLSRDKEQVEKYINDPFCGVVCSCGFFYDLVQGLKEIEDKENLKKVPLDIPIYIISGDKDPIGKNGKGVLRLRDRYIKLGVKDVACKLYKGGRHELLNEINKEEVFEDIICWLNNKIEKKVLQNDSLL from the coding sequence ATGAAGTGTACAAACTTCACTTTCAAAGGAGAGGAAGGTTTAGATATATATACATATAAATGGGAGGATGAAAATATAAAAAATCCAAAGGCAGTTGTCCAAATTGCACATGGAATGGCTGAAACTGCACAAAGGTATGAGACTTTTGCTAAGGAGCTTACTAAAAATGGCTATATAGTATATATAAACGACCATAGAGGTCATGGTAAGACTGCAAAGACAGTAGAAAATGTTGGGCATTTAGCTGAGAAAGAAGGTTTTAGATGTCTTGTAGAGGATATGTATGCTTTAACAAATATTATAAAAAAGGAAAACGAAGATTTACCAATTTATCTATTTGGGCATAGCATGGGTTCATTTGCAAGTCAAAGATACATAATGGATTACAGTAATAATTTATCTGGTCTTATACTATGTGGTTCAAATGGAAAGCAAGGAATCATCTTAAATTTTGCTCACATGATAATTAATCGTGAGATTAAAAAGTATGGAAGACATTCTAGAAGTAATAAAATAAATGACTTGATATTTGGTGGAGAAATAATAAAAAGAAATAAAAAGACTAAGTTTGATTGGTTAAGTAGAGATAAAGAACAAGTTGAGAAATATATAAATGACCCATTTTGTGGAGTAGTGTGTAGTTGTGGCTTTTTTTATGATTTAGTTCAAGGATTAAAAGAAATTGAGGATAAAGAAAACTTAAAAAAGGTGCCTCTTGATATACCTATTTACATAATATCTGGAGATAAAGACCCTATAGGAAAAAATGGAAAAGGTGTCTTAAGACTAAGGGATAGATACATAAAGTTAGGAGTAAAAGATGTGGCTTGCAAACTTTACAAAGGTGGAAGACATGAATTATTGAATGAAATAAATAAGGAAGAAGTTTTTGAGGACATAATTTGTTGGCTAAATAATAAAATAGAAAAGAAAGTGCTTCAAAATGATTCTTTGTTATAA
- a CDS encoding helix-turn-helix transcriptional regulator, with product MQIKIGKVIQNLRKERSLTQEQLAKFIGVSTPAVSKWESGNSYPDIELLPLLADFFNVSIDKLLNYKIDLSEEEVTKIYKELETVFARIEIDLSTEEPKEECRKDLESVKKLSNMYIEKYPKSYLLKLRICSLYQMYSYKFGKSELNNRVKETTNILEDIVRNTDDIQIKETALIILSNAYCMLNDYEKAELYLNMIYKPIGDTSVNLAMIYLKQNRLEEAEVLLQNKLFSNIFNVSMDCKGIINVYKNQYKELKKKLENRDSNKKAIEKEMEYIKNKLLGYANLSLEIKKMLSEDKGAFFSIYMDYMELSLIFLFFNMKEEAKKTLCSLKEILEKYPIHESLDVSQMRFFDKVESKNLYTFNIYTNLLIMFNDDSYNELREEAIFKAIIEKILEMEKLLKDKE from the coding sequence ATGCAAATTAAAATAGGTAAAGTTATACAAAATCTTAGAAAAGAACGAAGTTTAACTCAAGAACAATTGGCAAAGTTTATAGGCGTGTCAACACCAGCAGTATCTAAGTGGGAGAGTGGAAATTCTTACCCAGATATAGAATTATTACCATTATTAGCAGACTTTTTCAATGTATCTATTGATAAACTTTTAAACTACAAGATTGATTTAAGTGAAGAAGAAGTAACGAAAATTTATAAAGAATTAGAAACAGTTTTTGCTAGAATTGAAATTGATTTATCAACAGAAGAACCAAAAGAAGAATGTAGGAAAGACTTAGAATCTGTGAAAAAACTTTCTAATATGTATATAGAGAAATATCCTAAAAGCTATTTATTAAAGTTAAGGATATGCTCGTTATATCAGATGTATTCATATAAATTTGGTAAGAGTGAACTTAATAACAGAGTAAAAGAAACAACAAATATTCTTGAAGATATAGTAAGAAATACAGATGATATTCAAATAAAAGAGACAGCTCTCATTATATTATCAAATGCATATTGTATGTTGAATGATTATGAAAAGGCAGAGTTGTACTTAAATATGATATATAAGCCAATAGGAGATACAAGTGTCAATTTAGCTATGATATATTTAAAGCAAAATAGACTGGAAGAAGCAGAAGTATTACTTCAAAATAAATTGTTTAGCAATATATTCAATGTAAGCATGGATTGTAAAGGAATAATCAATGTATACAAAAATCAGTATAAGGAATTAAAGAAAAAATTGGAGAATAGAGATTCTAATAAAAAAGCAATAGAGAAAGAAATGGAATATATAAAAAATAAGTTGCTAGGGTATGCAAATCTTTCTTTAGAAATAAAAAAAATGCTCAGTGAAGATAAGGGTGCATTTTTTAGTATATATATGGATTATATGGAATTATCTTTAATTTTTTTATTTTTTAACATGAAAGAAGAAGCAAAAAAGACCTTATGTAGTCTAAAAGAAATATTAGAAAAATATCCTATACATGAAAGTTTGGACGTGAGTCAAATGAGATTTTTTGATAAGGTAGAGTCCAAAAATTTATATACTTTTAATATATATACGAACTTGTTAATTATGTTTAATGATGATAGCTATAATGAGCTTAGAGAAGAAGCAATTTTTAAGGCTATAATTGAAAAGATTTTAGAGATGGAAAAATTATTAAAAGATAAAGAATAA
- a CDS encoding G5 domain-containing protein, which yields MEKREKRIIILSLLSVSILMSLVSIYSILNKEDISLIVKGKEQKVSSFKKTVEELLDEQGVKYNSEDKINPSLDTELKDDMKIKVVKVIKSKKEEFEKIPFDTKHVNDSNLLKGKSKVYQEGKEGEKKLVYNLTYHDGKLVKKVLSKEVISKEPTAKIIKYGTKEKVLIASRGANIRGGKHMKVVATAYAGDTITSTGTTPRWGVIAVDPRVIPYGTKVYIPKLGMTFVAEDCGGAIKGNRIDIFMNSEGKASNWGRKSIDIYLH from the coding sequence ATGGAGAAAAGAGAAAAGAGGATAATAATATTGTCTTTATTAAGTGTATCAATTTTAATGAGTTTGGTAAGTATATATTCTATATTAAATAAAGAAGATATAAGTTTAATAGTTAAAGGGAAAGAGCAAAAAGTCTCTTCATTTAAAAAAACAGTTGAGGAACTTTTGGATGAACAGGGTGTGAAGTATAATTCTGAAGATAAAATTAATCCGAGTTTAGATACAGAATTAAAAGATGATATGAAAATAAAAGTTGTTAAGGTAATTAAAAGTAAAAAAGAAGAGTTTGAAAAAATTCCATTTGATACAAAACATGTAAATGATAGTAATTTGTTAAAGGGAAAATCTAAAGTTTATCAAGAAGGCAAAGAGGGAGAAAAAAAACTAGTCTATAATTTAACTTACCATGATGGAAAGTTAGTCAAAAAAGTCTTATCAAAAGAAGTAATATCTAAAGAGCCAACTGCAAAAATTATAAAATATGGAACTAAAGAAAAAGTACTAATTGCATCAAGAGGAGCAAATATAAGAGGAGGTAAACATATGAAAGTGGTTGCAACTGCATATGCAGGAGATACAATAACATCTACTGGTACAACTCCAAGATGGGGTGTTATTGCAGTTGACCCACGTGTAATACCATATGGAACAAAAGTATATATACCTAAGTTGGGTATGACTTTTGTGGCAGAAGATTGTGGAGGTGCAATTAAAGGTAATAGAATAGATATTTTTATGAATAGTGAAGGAAAAGCCTCAAATTGGGGAAGGAAAAGTATAGATATATATTTACATTAA